In Zunongwangia profunda SM-A87, the following proteins share a genomic window:
- a CDS encoding helix-turn-helix domain-containing protein has protein sequence MKENKENFSSNMTAIKDIGQALQERRHHMHITQKQLADMADIGINTLYKIETGQANPTIESLQKIADVLGMEISLQIKKI, from the coding sequence ATGAAGGAAAATAAAGAAAATTTTTCAAGTAATATGACAGCAATAAAAGACATTGGGCAAGCTTTACAAGAGCGACGTCATCATATGCATATTACCCAAAAACAATTAGCAGATATGGCGGATATTGGGATCAATACCCTTTATAAGATTGAAACGGGCCAGGCTAATCCTACAATTGAAAGTTTACAAAAAATAGCAGATGTTCTAGGTATGGAAATAAGTCTTCAGATCAAGAAAATATAA